The Paraburkholderia sabiae genome includes a region encoding these proteins:
- a CDS encoding DUF2784 domain-containing protein, translated as MIGLADAVLVVHALIVLFIVGGLLAIWTGAAMRQAWVRNRAFRIVHLAAIGVVAMLAALDVPCPLTVLEDELRTGAAGTQGFIQHWVSVWMYYDLPPWVFAVAYVVFLLIVALTWFRVPPRR; from the coding sequence ATGATCGGGCTCGCCGATGCAGTTCTCGTGGTGCATGCGCTGATCGTGCTGTTCATCGTCGGCGGATTGCTGGCGATCTGGACGGGCGCGGCGATGCGGCAAGCGTGGGTGCGCAACCGTGCGTTTCGCATCGTGCATCTGGCGGCAATCGGCGTCGTCGCGATGCTTGCGGCCCTCGACGTGCCTTGTCCGCTCACCGTTCTCGAAGACGAACTGCGCACGGGCGCGGCAGGCACGCAAGGCTTCATCCAGCACTGGGTGAGCGTCTGGATGTACTACGATTTGCCGCCCTGGGTGTTCGCGGTGGCCTACGTCGTGTTCCTGCTGATCGTCGCGCTGACGTGGTTCCGTGTTCCGCCGCGCCGATAG
- a CDS encoding LysR substrate-binding domain-containing protein, which translates to MMELRHLKMFCAVAEFGSFTAAAEKIHNVQSNVTMRIKELESELNQQLFIRQKNGVMLTSAGQIFLGYAQRILQLTDESRNAMLDNASPRGLLRLGSMETTAAIRLPKVLAKYHERYPQVQLSLMTGTTAELIKAVECHRLDGAFVGGFHQSASLHQEEVFHEELVLVSGIGFESLDALASQMSGQTVLAFRTGCFYRSTLEHWFYQAGIIPGQVMELGTLDGIMSCVAAGMGVTLLPRSVVEGHGTRQAVHCHTLPPEFSHVKTVFIRNKDAIVTPALTALTELAHAQFAVDADIRPSGAQNMLASALACFDAA; encoded by the coding sequence ATGATGGAACTGAGGCATTTGAAAATGTTCTGTGCAGTGGCCGAATTCGGCAGCTTCACGGCAGCGGCTGAAAAAATCCACAACGTTCAGTCGAACGTGACGATGCGCATCAAGGAGCTTGAAAGCGAGCTGAATCAGCAGCTCTTCATCCGCCAGAAGAACGGCGTGATGCTCACGTCGGCCGGGCAGATCTTTCTCGGCTACGCGCAACGCATCCTTCAGTTGACGGACGAAAGCCGCAACGCGATGCTCGACAACGCGTCGCCGCGTGGACTGCTGCGGCTTGGGTCGATGGAAACGACGGCGGCTATTCGCTTGCCGAAAGTGCTCGCGAAGTATCACGAGCGCTATCCGCAGGTTCAGCTATCGTTGATGACGGGCACCACGGCCGAACTGATCAAGGCCGTCGAATGTCATCGGCTCGACGGCGCGTTCGTCGGCGGCTTTCATCAGAGTGCGTCGCTTCATCAGGAAGAGGTCTTTCATGAGGAGCTGGTGCTCGTCAGCGGGATCGGGTTCGAATCGCTGGACGCGCTCGCCAGCCAGATGTCCGGGCAAACCGTGCTCGCGTTCAGGACGGGCTGTTTCTATCGATCGACGCTCGAACACTGGTTCTATCAGGCAGGCATCATTCCCGGCCAGGTGATGGAGCTTGGCACGCTGGACGGCATCATGTCGTGCGTCGCAGCGGGAATGGGCGTGACGCTGTTGCCGCGATCGGTGGTGGAGGGTCATGGCACGCGGCAAGCCGTGCACTGCCATACGTTGCCGCCGGAGTTTTCGCACGTGAAGACGGTGTTCATCCGCAACAAGGACGCCATCGTCACGCCCGCGCTGACTGCATTGACCGAACTCGCGCATGCGCAGTTTGCCGTCGATGCCGACATTCGGCCATCAGGCGCTCAAAACATGCTGGCTTCCGCGCTGGCCTGTTTCGACGCTGCGTGA